In Desulfosporosinus youngiae DSM 17734, the genomic stretch TTTGTAAGCCTCTTTTGGAAAGCTTCCATCATACTGATGCAAGCACTCCAATCAGGTATGATAACCAGGGTTTAATTTAATGGTTCAGTAAGTTTCGATATACGTTTAAGCCCTCGATCACCTCATCCAAGGGTAAATTTCCGCTTTCTAACTCTTCTTGTGTCTTCATCCTAAGCCTTTCATAAAAGGCGAAACCTTCATCGACTATTTCGTCCTTATTTGTCTTTATCATGTTGAAGAGTACATCTTCCGCCTTGTCGTACCGACCATTAAATTCATAATACCGAAAGATTAATAGATTACTTTCCTTCGGAAGCTTGTATTGTTTTATGACATTGATAATTTCATGAATGGCTTGGGATTTATTTTGGGTGGTATCTGATCTTTGATCTAAAGATACTTCAATAAAGATATTGAGACTTTTAAGATATAAAGCAAAACTTCTGGCCGTATCATCTTCAGAGACCTCTGCACTAAGCTTCAACATTTCAGCAAGTGCAAAACACTTTTCGGTATTGATCTCTTTGCCGCCACTAATTATACTGATCAAATCTCTATGCGAAAGCTTGAGTATTGTGTGCTCACTCATACCCGTTAAATCATAAATTGCTCCATTAAGCATTTGTTGACATTCTTCAATTTTGGTCTTGGATTTTGAGCTAAGAAGTGTGGCCACAGCCAACGTTAATTGTTTAATCATCTTAATAATATAATCTTTTTGATACATATTACCTCCACAGCCCGCTCTCTGTTTGATAGGTAAAGCATTATGATTTTATTATACCATGGATAGCCTGGGATACATGCTAACTTCTAAGATGCTCATAGGGTTGTGGCATTCCCTAATTTCATGTACAAGCATTCCAAAGCGCCTGGCTTGGCTCATACTACGGCTAACCTTAAGCCGTAAATATGACCATTGTTCAAATTAAATAAAATCATTATTGAAAGGTTATTCTAACACCATCACTAAAAAGGAGCTACGAGATGGCGATAAAATATATTCCTTTCTTCTACACGTTGATTTTTAGTATGATTCTTGTTTCGGTAGTACCCAAAGCAGAAATTCGCAGACTCTCAATTTACGGAATTATCTTCGGAGCAATATTTGATGTAATACTTGTAACTATTGCAAATATTACCGGATCATTTACATACATCAATTATGAGCCATTTGGACTTATGGGCATACATTTTCTTGCCCCAATTAGTTGGGCC encodes the following:
- a CDS encoding DUF6483 family protein — protein: MYQKDYIIKMIKQLTLAVATLLSSKSKTKIEECQQMLNGAIYDLTGMSEHTILKLSHRDLISIISGGKEINTEKCFALAEMLKLSAEVSEDDTARSFALYLKSLNIFIEVSLDQRSDTTQNKSQAIHEIINVIKQYKLPKESNLLIFRYYEFNGRYDKAEDVLFNMIKTNKDEIVDEGFAFYERLRMKTQEELESGNLPLDEVIEGLNVYRNLLNH